Proteins encoded by one window of Lutibacter sp. A64:
- a CDS encoding glycosyltransferase family 9 protein → MNNSKHLLVIRLSAMGDVAMTVPVLRAFIEQHPNVKITVLSKPFLKPLFGDLKNVDFFAADVNNKHKGFFGIYKLYKELKLLNIDAVADLHNVLRSIILRSFFRISFKKVAFIDKGRSEKRALTQTKNKVFKQLKTTHQRYADVFRSLGFKLNISNPVFPKKQQLSKELLKITGSKSEKWIGIAPFAQYNSKMYPIDLMEKVIAKLSKNNSIKTLLFGGGKKEIEILEAIATKYNNTINIAGKVKLQQELALISNLDCMLSMDSGNAHFAAMLGINTLTIWGITHPFTGFAPFNQPFENAILPDLNKYPNIPCSIYGNKVCEGYNDVMQSIPPEKVIEKVLKAIA, encoded by the coding sequence TTGAATAATTCTAAACATTTATTGGTTATTAGACTTTCTGCAATGGGAGATGTAGCCATGACCGTACCAGTACTAAGAGCTTTTATTGAACAACATCCGAATGTTAAAATAACAGTGCTTTCAAAACCTTTTTTAAAACCGCTATTTGGTGATCTAAAAAATGTTGATTTTTTTGCAGCAGATGTTAACAATAAGCACAAAGGTTTTTTTGGAATTTATAAACTTTATAAAGAATTAAAGCTTTTAAATATTGATGCTGTTGCAGATTTACACAATGTTTTACGTTCTATAATTTTACGATCTTTCTTTAGAATTTCGTTTAAAAAAGTAGCTTTTATAGACAAAGGAAGAAGCGAAAAACGCGCTTTAACACAAACTAAAAACAAGGTTTTTAAACAATTAAAAACCACACACCAACGGTATGCCGATGTTTTTAGAAGTTTAGGATTTAAATTAAATATTTCTAATCCGGTTTTTCCAAAAAAACAACAACTTTCTAAAGAGTTATTAAAAATTACAGGATCTAAATCTGAAAAATGGATTGGAATTGCTCCTTTTGCCCAATACAATTCTAAAATGTACCCAATAGATTTAATGGAAAAAGTAATTGCTAAATTGTCTAAAAATAATAGTATAAAAACTCTTTTATTTGGTGGTGGTAAAAAAGAAATTGAAATTTTAGAAGCCATTGCTACTAAATATAACAACACTATAAATATTGCCGGAAAAGTTAAACTTCAACAAGAACTAGCATTAATTTCTAATTTAGACTGTATGTTAAGTATGGATTCTGGAAATGCACATTTTGCAGCAATGTTAGGCATAAACACTTTAACCATTTGGGGTATTACACATCCGTTTACAGGTTTTGCACCTTTTAATCAACCTTTTGAAAACGCTATTTTACCAGATTTAAACAAATACCCAAACATACCTTGCTCTATTTATGGTAATAAAGTATGCGAAGGTTATAATGATGTAATGCAAAGTATTCCACCAGAAAAAGTGATAGAAAAAGTTTTAAAAGCTATTGCTTAA
- a CDS encoding YicC/YloC family endoribonuclease has translation MIQSMTGYGKTVLQLPTKKITIELKSLNSKNLDLNVRIPAYYREKELFIRKKLASALVRGKVDFSIFIENNGVELSSKINENVVKEYMSQLRNIVDSNEIELLKMAVKLPDSLKTEREELDEQEWEQINKAIENTVAEITTYRVDEGKALLDDFVLRISSIEELLKKVVDIDPQRVEQVKERLRKSIAELETNIDQNRFEQELIYYIEKLDITEEKVRLKNHLEYFNKALKSDDSNGKKLGFITQEIGREINTIGSKSNFAPMQKLVVQMKDELEKIKEQNLNVL, from the coding sequence ATGATACAATCAATGACTGGTTACGGCAAGACCGTACTGCAACTTCCAACCAAAAAAATTACGATTGAATTAAAATCGTTAAACAGTAAAAATTTAGATTTAAATGTTCGTATCCCTGCTTATTATCGAGAAAAGGAATTGTTTATTCGAAAAAAATTAGCTTCAGCTTTGGTTAGAGGAAAAGTCGATTTTTCTATTTTTATTGAAAATAATGGCGTAGAGCTTTCATCAAAAATAAATGAAAATGTTGTAAAAGAATATATGAGTCAACTAAGAAATATAGTAGATTCTAATGAAATAGAATTGCTAAAAATGGCTGTGAAATTGCCAGATTCTTTAAAAACAGAACGCGAAGAGTTAGATGAACAAGAATGGGAGCAAATAAATAAAGCAATTGAAAATACGGTTGCAGAAATAACAACGTATAGAGTTGACGAAGGTAAGGCTTTATTAGATGATTTTGTATTAAGAATTTCAAGTATTGAAGAGTTACTTAAAAAAGTTGTGGATATTGATCCGCAACGTGTTGAGCAAGTTAAAGAAAGATTAAGAAAATCTATTGCAGAATTAGAAACCAATATAGATCAAAATAGGTTTGAGCAAGAACTTATTTATTATATTGAAAAATTAGATATTACCGAAGAAAAAGTGCGATTAAAAAACCATTTAGAGTATTTTAATAAAGCTTTAAAATCTGACGATTCTAACGGGAAAAAATTGGGATTTATTACGCAAGAAATTGGTAGAGAGATAAATACAATTGGTTCTAAATCTAACTTTGCACCTATGCAAAAACTGGTGGTTCAAATGAAAGATGAACTCGAAAAAATAAAAGAACAAAATTTAAACGTATTATAA
- the gmk gene encoding guanylate kinase — protein sequence MQKEGKLIVFSAPSGSGKTTIVHHLLKQTELNLDFSISATSRPLRGKEVDGKDYYFISAEAFKNHIDNDDFIEWEEVYTDNYYGTLKKEVERIWNLGKHVIFDIDVVGGLNIKKQFPEQTLSVFVQPPSIEEMERRLRNRKTDTEEKIKERVAKAAKELNYAKDFDVILVNDNLEEAKNKACKLIENFVK from the coding sequence ATGCAAAAAGAAGGGAAACTTATTGTTTTTTCGGCACCTTCAGGCTCTGGTAAAACAACAATTGTACATCATTTATTAAAACAAACTGAATTAAATTTAGATTTCTCAATTTCTGCAACTTCTCGTCCGCTTAGAGGTAAAGAAGTAGATGGAAAAGATTATTATTTTATTTCTGCTGAAGCTTTTAAAAACCATATAGATAATGATGATTTTATAGAGTGGGAAGAGGTTTATACCGATAATTACTACGGAACTTTAAAAAAAGAAGTAGAGCGTATTTGGAACTTAGGAAAACACGTGATTTTTGATATTGATGTTGTTGGTGGGTTAAACATAAAAAAACAATTTCCAGAACAAACATTATCAGTTTTTGTACAACCACCTTCTATTGAAGAAATGGAACGCAGGTTAAGAAATAGAAAAACAGATACAGAAGAAAAAATTAAAGAACGTGTTGCAAAGGCAGCAAAAGAATTAAATTATGCTAAAGATTTTGATGTGATTTTGGTGAATGACAACTTAGAAGAAGCAAAAAATAAGGCCTGTAAATTAATTGAAAACTTTGTAAAATAA
- the nadD gene encoding nicotinate (nicotinamide) nucleotide adenylyltransferase codes for MKVGLFFGTFNPIHIGHLIIANYMAEFSDLDQVWFVITPLSPFKQKKSMLDNIHRLALADIAVEEYSKLETSNIEFKLPQPNYTINTLIHIEEKYPKHQFCLIMGEDNLKGFHKWKNYETILKNYELYVYPRISDGAVESEFLKHPHVHRVDAPIVQVSSTFIRKSIKAKKDIRIMLTPNVWKYIDEMNFYKK; via the coding sequence ATGAAAGTAGGACTATTTTTTGGAACCTTTAATCCAATTCATATTGGACATTTAATAATTGCAAATTATATGGCTGAATTTTCAGATTTAGACCAAGTTTGGTTTGTAATAACACCACTAAGTCCGTTTAAGCAAAAAAAGTCTATGCTAGATAATATTCATAGGCTAGCACTTGCAGATATTGCTGTTGAAGAATATTCAAAATTAGAAACATCAAACATAGAATTTAAATTACCGCAACCAAATTATACCATTAATACATTAATACATATTGAAGAAAAATATCCAAAGCATCAATTTTGTTTAATAATGGGTGAAGACAATTTAAAAGGGTTTCATAAATGGAAAAATTACGAAACCATTTTAAAGAATTACGAGTTATATGTATATCCTAGAATTTCAGATGGAGCAGTAGAAAGTGAGTTTTTAAAACACCCACATGTGCATAGGGTAGATGCTCCAATTGTTCAAGTTTCTTCAACATTTATTAGAAAAAGTATTAAAGCTAAAAAAGATATTAGAATAATGCTAACACCAAATGTTTGGAAATATATTGATGAAATGAACTTCTATAAAAAATAA
- a CDS encoding M23 family metallopeptidase yields MAKKPKNKGRFRQKLINKYRLVILNEDTFEEKVSFKLSRLNVFVFGGLFSVLLIIGTIFLIAFTQLREYIPGYSSTQLKRDATQLIYKVDSLEQVLKVNNLYIQKVRDLLTGEITEVQFDKDSVLQTIQFDKDSVNLNPSEADLEFRLDVERADRYSIFDEATKKADIVFFAPVVGTLTDGYDPKTKHFAVDIAVEMGTPVKSVADGTVIFSAWTSETGHVIIVKHSGGFISVYKHNTAIHKEQGDLVKSGEVIASAGNAGEYSTGPHLHFELWNEGYPVNPVNYIDFE; encoded by the coding sequence ATGGCAAAAAAACCTAAAAATAAAGGGCGGTTTAGACAAAAACTAATTAATAAGTATCGTTTGGTTATTTTAAATGAAGATACTTTTGAAGAAAAAGTATCCTTTAAATTATCACGATTAAACGTATTTGTTTTTGGAGGTTTATTTTCTGTTTTATTAATTATTGGAACCATATTTTTAATTGCTTTTACGCAATTAAGAGAGTATATTCCTGGGTATTCTTCAACCCAATTAAAGCGAGATGCAACACAATTAATTTATAAAGTAGATTCTTTAGAGCAGGTTTTAAAAGTAAATAATTTGTATATTCAAAAAGTTAGAGATTTATTAACTGGAGAAATAACCGAAGTTCAATTTGATAAAGATTCGGTGCTACAAACCATACAATTTGATAAAGATTCTGTAAATTTAAATCCCTCTGAAGCAGATTTAGAATTTAGATTAGATGTAGAAAGAGCAGATAGATATAGTATTTTTGATGAGGCAACAAAAAAAGCAGATATAGTATTTTTTGCGCCAGTTGTAGGTACTTTAACAGATGGTTACGACCCAAAAACAAAACACTTTGCGGTAGATATTGCAGTTGAAATGGGTACACCTGTTAAATCTGTAGCAGACGGAACTGTAATTTTTTCAGCTTGGACTTCAGAAACCGGACATGTTATTATTGTAAAACATTCTGGTGGATTTATATCTGTTTACAAACACAATACGGCAATACATAAAGAACAAGGCGATTTAGTAAAATCTGGAGAGGTAATTGCTTCTGCTGGAAACGCAGGAGAATATAGTACAGGACCACATTTACATTTCGAACTTTGGAATGAAGGGTATCCCGTTAACCCTGTTAATTATATTGATTTTGAATAA
- a CDS encoding GH3 auxin-responsive promoter family protein: MSIKSILAKPFAKLVTNKFYKESNNAVEVQQKVFNKLVKQAKNTAFGKDHNFDKIKNYQDFKSQVPIRDYEDLKPYINRVVAGESDVLWKGKPLYFAKTSGTTSGTKYIPLTKESMPMHINAARNSLLLYINETKKTDFLNGKMIFLQGSPELKEKNGINVGRLSGITAHYIPQYLTKNRLPSWETNCIEDWEQKIEAIIDETINEDMTLIGGIPPWVQMYFERIVARTGKKVGEVFPNFNLFAYGGVNFEPYRNKFEELIGRKIDAIEMYPASEGFIAYQDAQDEKAMMLLVNNGMFYEFIPSEEFFNENPTRVSLADVKLGVNYVIILNTNAGLWGYNIGDTIEFLSINPPRIVVTGRIKHFISAFGEHVIGKEIEDSINAHTVGTEISVSEFTVAPQITPQTGLPYHQWFIEFDKKPSDMEEFAKKIDATLQQQNSYYFDLIDGKILQPLKITVIEKGGFNKYMKSVGKLGGQNKVPRLANDRKIADALMEFEEK, translated from the coding sequence ATGAGTATTAAGTCTATTTTAGCAAAACCATTTGCAAAACTTGTAACTAATAAATTTTATAAAGAAAGTAATAATGCTGTAGAAGTTCAGCAAAAAGTATTTAATAAATTAGTTAAACAAGCTAAAAATACTGCTTTTGGAAAAGATCATAATTTTGATAAAATTAAAAACTATCAAGACTTTAAAAGTCAGGTTCCAATTAGAGATTATGAAGATTTAAAACCTTATATAAATAGAGTAGTTGCTGGAGAATCTGATGTTTTATGGAAAGGAAAACCGCTTTATTTTGCTAAAACATCGGGTACAACATCTGGTACAAAATATATTCCGTTAACAAAAGAGTCTATGCCAATGCATATAAATGCGGCTAGAAATTCACTCTTATTGTATATAAATGAAACTAAAAAAACAGACTTTTTAAATGGTAAAATGATTTTTCTACAAGGAAGTCCAGAATTAAAAGAAAAGAACGGAATTAATGTAGGTAGATTATCAGGTATAACCGCGCACTATATACCTCAATATTTAACAAAAAATAGATTGCCAAGCTGGGAAACCAATTGTATTGAAGATTGGGAACAAAAGATTGAAGCAATTATAGATGAAACTATAAATGAAGATATGACTCTTATTGGAGGAATACCTCCTTGGGTGCAAATGTATTTTGAAAGAATTGTAGCGCGTACAGGTAAAAAGGTAGGTGAGGTTTTTCCAAACTTTAATTTATTTGCTTACGGAGGTGTTAATTTTGAACCATACAGAAATAAATTTGAAGAATTAATTGGTAGAAAAATAGATGCAATAGAAATGTATCCAGCTTCTGAAGGGTTTATTGCGTATCAAGATGCTCAAGATGAAAAAGCAATGATGCTTTTAGTAAATAATGGAATGTTTTATGAATTTATTCCTTCTGAAGAATTTTTTAATGAAAACCCAACTAGAGTTTCATTAGCAGATGTAAAATTAGGTGTAAATTATGTGATTATTTTAAATACTAATGCTGGTCTTTGGGGTTATAATATTGGAGATACTATTGAGTTTTTATCTATTAATCCACCAAGAATTGTAGTTACAGGAAGAATAAAACACTTTATTTCTGCTTTTGGAGAGCACGTAATTGGTAAAGAAATTGAAGATTCTATAAATGCACATACGGTTGGTACAGAGATTAGTGTTAGCGAATTTACAGTAGCGCCACAAATTACACCACAAACTGGCTTACCATACCACCAGTGGTTTATAGAATTTGATAAAAAACCAAGTGATATGGAAGAATTTGCCAAAAAAATTGATGCAACTTTGCAGCAACAAAACAGCTATTATTTCGACTTAATAGATGGTAAAATTTTACAACCATTAAAAATTACAGTAATTGAAAAAGGCGGTTTTAATAAATATATGAAGTCTGTTGGTAAATTAGGTGGGCAAAATAAAGTGCCGCGTCTAGCTAACGATAGAAAAATTGCTGATGCATTAATGGAATTTGAAGAGAAATAA
- the mscL gene encoding large conductance mechanosensitive channel protein MscL, with amino-acid sequence MLKEFKDFAMKGNLVDIAVGFVMGAAFKSVVTSFTGGIVSPLIGLLFNSDLKDLKYIIKEGVADDAGKVVGEVAVLYGDFLTNVIDFIIVAFVMFMMIKGINATKKKEEPAPEEPKGPSQEDLLAEIRDLLAKK; translated from the coding sequence ATGTTAAAAGAATTTAAAGACTTTGCAATGAAGGGAAACCTTGTTGATATTGCAGTTGGTTTTGTTATGGGCGCAGCATTTAAAAGTGTTGTAACTTCATTTACTGGAGGTATTGTTTCTCCACTTATTGGGTTATTATTTAATTCAGACCTAAAAGATTTAAAGTATATTATAAAAGAAGGGGTTGCAGATGATGCTGGTAAAGTTGTTGGCGAAGTTGCCGTTTTATATGGTGATTTTTTAACAAATGTAATTGATTTTATTATTGTTGCTTTTGTAATGTTTATGATGATAAAAGGAATTAATGCTACTAAGAAAAAAGAAGAACCTGCTCCAGAAGAGCCAAAAGGACCTTCTCAAGAAGACTTATTAGCTGAAATAAGAGATTTATTAGCTAAAAAATAA
- the alr gene encoding alanine racemase, giving the protein MENNHVSVLEIDFNAIDFNLEFFKSKLKPSTNILIVVKAFGYGSSAVEIAKHLAPKVAYFAVAYLDEGIALRNAGIKTPILVLHPQKVNIEKIIRFNLEPNIYSINILKAFIDTASTLNLKNYPIHIKFNTGLNRLGFTETSIAEISNLVNNQTAVKIASVFSHIAASEDLNEHAFTLQQITTFNTLAATLTSKLPNIPFKHMLNTSGIINYANEAQFDMVRLGIGLFGFGNEDKYTKQLKNVLTLKSVISQIHTIEKGETIGYNRAFKANSTIKTATIPIGHADGISRQLHNGKGFVYINNTKAPILGNVCMDMIMVDVTNIDCFEGDEVLVYKDQFHIETLAAAIHTIPYEILTAISQRIRRLLKIC; this is encoded by the coding sequence ATGGAAAATAACCACGTTTCTGTGCTTGAAATAGATTTTAATGCTATTGATTTTAATCTAGAATTTTTTAAATCTAAACTTAAACCTTCTACTAATATTCTTATAGTAGTTAAAGCTTTTGGTTATGGATCAAGCGCCGTAGAAATTGCAAAACATTTAGCTCCAAAAGTAGCTTACTTTGCAGTTGCATATTTAGATGAAGGTATTGCACTACGCAATGCCGGCATTAAAACTCCAATTTTAGTATTACACCCTCAAAAAGTAAATATTGAAAAAATAATTCGTTTTAATTTAGAGCCAAATATCTATAGCATAAATATTTTAAAAGCTTTTATAGACACTGCTTCTACTTTAAATCTTAAAAATTACCCTATTCATATTAAATTTAATACTGGTTTAAACAGATTGGGTTTTACAGAAACATCAATTGCAGAAATTAGCAACCTGGTAAACAACCAAACTGCTGTAAAAATAGCTTCTGTATTTTCTCATATAGCAGCTAGTGAAGATTTAAATGAGCATGCATTTACCTTGCAACAAATTACTACTTTTAACACACTAGCAGCAACACTTACCAGTAAATTACCAAACATACCTTTTAAGCATATGCTAAATACTTCGGGTATTATAAATTATGCGAACGAAGCTCAGTTTGATATGGTACGATTAGGAATTGGTTTGTTTGGTTTTGGAAATGAAGACAAATACACCAAACAGTTAAAAAACGTATTGACTTTAAAATCTGTAATTTCTCAAATTCATACTATTGAAAAAGGTGAAACCATTGGTTATAACCGAGCTTTTAAAGCAAATTCAACTATAAAAACAGCCACTATACCAATTGGCCACGCTGATGGAATTTCTAGACAATTACATAATGGCAAGGGTTTTGTTTATATTAACAATACAAAAGCTCCTATTCTTGGAAATGTTTGTATGGATATGATTATGGTTGATGTTACAAATATAGATTGTTTTGAAGGTGATGAAGTTTTAGTTTATAAAGACCAATTTCATATTGAAACATTAGCAGCAGCAATACACACTATTCCGTATGAAATTCTAACTGCAATCTCTCAAAGAATAAGACGTTTGTTAAAAATTTGTTAA
- a CDS encoding thymidine kinase has product MFLENTVNHTEQFGWIEVICGSMFSGKTEELIRRLKRAQFAKQKVEIFKPEIDTRYDEEKVVSHDSNEIRSTPVPSSGNIRLLATDVEVVGIDEAQFFDDEIVAVCNDLANRGIRVIVAGLDMDFKGNPFGPMPALMATAEYVTKVHAVCTRTGNLAHFSHRTTASEDLVLLGETQEYEPLSRAAYYKALQEEKKTKAEQHKKDGK; this is encoded by the coding sequence ATGTTTCTTGAAAATACAGTAAATCATACCGAACAATTTGGCTGGATAGAAGTTATTTGTGGATCTATGTTTTCTGGTAAAACAGAAGAACTAATCCGCAGGTTAAAACGCGCCCAGTTTGCAAAACAAAAAGTAGAAATTTTTAAACCCGAAATAGATACAAGGTACGATGAGGAAAAAGTAGTTTCTCATGATTCTAATGAAATTCGCTCAACACCTGTACCTTCTTCTGGAAATATAAGACTTTTAGCAACCGATGTTGAAGTTGTAGGTATTGATGAAGCACAATTTTTTGATGATGAAATTGTAGCTGTTTGTAATGATTTAGCAAACCGAGGTATTCGGGTAATTGTTGCTGGATTAGATATGGATTTTAAAGGAAATCCGTTTGGACCAATGCCTGCACTTATGGCAACCGCAGAATATGTTACTAAAGTACATGCTGTTTGTACACGAACTGGAAATTTAGCACATTTTAGCCACAGAACTACCGCTAGTGAAGATTTGGTTTTATTAGGTGAAACACAAGAATACGAACCTTTAAGTAGAGCTGCATACTACAAAGCACTACAAGAAGAAAAAAAAACAAAAGCAGAACAACATAAAAAAGATGGAAAATAA
- a CDS encoding DNA adenine methylase: MNYIGSKHKLASFLKTSIKEVVGEDLSQLVFCDLFAGTGIVGRNFKPLVKQVIANDVEFYSYVLNRNYIENHTPIAIEEKFDFLNNLEGVEGFIFQNYCENGSEGRLYFSSENGKKIDVIRQQIEVWKTTDTIDTNTYYFLLASLIESADKVANTASVYGAYLKNIKKSAQKKMLIEPAVFGITKNTHQVFNEDGNELIKKIKGDILYLDPPYNARQYGSNYHLLTTIAKYDSFKPQGKTGLRSYYKSLYCKKNEVKKSFVELIKNANFKYIFLSYNNEGLMSENEISSVMSAFGKYSLKTTDYQRFKADKTENRNHKATKTVEYLHILEKQL; encoded by the coding sequence GTGAATTATATAGGTTCTAAACATAAATTAGCTTCGTTTTTAAAAACTTCAATAAAAGAAGTAGTTGGTGAAGATCTTTCTCAGCTTGTTTTTTGCGATTTGTTTGCAGGTACAGGAATTGTGGGACGCAATTTTAAGCCTTTAGTAAAGCAGGTAATTGCAAATGATGTTGAGTTTTATAGCTATGTGTTAAATAGAAATTATATAGAAAATCACACGCCAATTGCCATAGAAGAAAAATTCGATTTTTTAAATAATTTAGAAGGAGTTGAAGGTTTTATTTTTCAAAATTATTGCGAAAACGGAAGTGAAGGCAGGTTGTATTTCTCTTCAGAAAATGGAAAAAAAATAGATGTTATTCGTCAGCAAATTGAAGTGTGGAAAACTACAGACACAATAGATACTAATACGTATTATTTTTTGTTAGCATCTTTAATTGAAAGTGCAGATAAAGTAGCAAATACAGCATCGGTTTATGGAGCTTATTTAAAAAATATAAAAAAATCTGCACAAAAAAAAATGCTTATTGAGCCAGCTGTTTTTGGAATTACAAAAAATACGCATCAAGTTTTTAATGAAGATGGGAATGAATTGATAAAAAAAATAAAAGGAGATATTTTATATTTAGATCCGCCATATAACGCACGCCAATATGGTTCTAATTACCATTTGTTAACTACTATTGCTAAATACGATTCTTTTAAACCGCAAGGTAAAACAGGTTTAAGAAGCTATTATAAGTCTTTATATTGTAAGAAAAATGAAGTTAAAAAATCCTTCGTAGAATTGATAAAAAATGCTAACTTTAAATACATTTTTTTAAGTTATAACAACGAGGGTTTAATGTCTGAAAATGAGATAAGTAGCGTTATGAGTGCTTTCGGAAAATACAGCTTAAAAACAACCGATTATCAACGCTTTAAAGCCGATAAAACAGAAAACAGAAATCACAAAGCAACTAAGACAGTTGAATATTTACATATTTTAGAGAAACAATTATGA
- a CDS encoding DUF4254 domain-containing protein: MKAEQYNKLFDEVIEKYHIIDSVDQPFENPYDKNSFEHLLYRKNWIDTVQWHYEDIIRLPDIDPVEAIVLKRKIDASNQDRTDMVEYIDSYFLNKFKDVKVKEGAKINSETPAWAIDRLSILALKIYHMNEEATRESASEEHRAKCQEKLNVLLEQRVDLSTAIDDLLADYASGDKYVKVYKQMKMYNDEDTNPMLYAKK, translated from the coding sequence ATGAAAGCAGAACAATACAACAAACTTTTTGATGAAGTAATCGAAAAATATCACATTATAGATAGTGTAGATCAACCTTTTGAAAATCCGTATGATAAAAATTCTTTTGAGCATTTATTGTACAGAAAAAATTGGATAGATACTGTGCAATGGCATTATGAAGATATTATTCGTTTACCAGATATTGATCCTGTTGAAGCTATAGTTTTAAAACGTAAAATTGATGCTTCAAACCAAGATAGAACAGATATGGTGGAGTATATTGATAGTTACTTTTTAAATAAATTTAAAGATGTAAAAGTAAAAGAAGGTGCAAAAATTAATTCTGAAACACCTGCTTGGGCAATAGACAGACTTTCTATTTTAGCTTTAAAAATTTATCATATGAACGAAGAGGCTACAAGAGAGTCGGCTTCTGAAGAACATAGAGCTAAATGTCAAGAAAAATTAAATGTGTTGTTAGAGCAACGTGTTGATTTATCTACTGCAATAGACGATTTATTAGCAGATTATGCTTCTGGTGATAAATACGTAAAAGTATACAAACAAATGAAAATGTATAACGATGAGGATACAAACCCAATGTTATATGCTAAAAAATAA
- a CDS encoding outer membrane beta-barrel protein codes for MKKHLLLLVALIIATSASAQEFYVSASGGFSIGSAGILTGTSLNADQSKATNHYGSYGEGINGQIKAGYFFNEMFGAELGFAYLHGSDQNISYYKTNKSDAGAESISEYTDGTGHGRAYGLTAALIYNFNQHVYGKIGAITKVGGKTEAEFNRETYTPLSAYGIDPILSEGKADYHGRIPLGFTATFGYKYRLSDNLNLFAEVEYLGINVTRDNSEYTELTITTPAIPAGVVGATAVPSMVWNLGDAPLAHPVFGTIAAPSEISYVDSLDPLNSDPSKSLSSTVPYSSIGINIGITYTFGKK; via the coding sequence ATGAAAAAACATTTATTATTATTAGTTGCTTTAATAATAGCAACAAGTGCAAGTGCACAAGAGTTTTATGTATCTGCCTCAGGAGGTTTTTCAATTGGAAGTGCAGGTATTTTAACTGGAACATCATTAAATGCAGATCAATCTAAGGCAACAAACCATTATGGTAGTTATGGAGAAGGAATTAATGGTCAAATTAAAGCAGGATATTTTTTTAACGAAATGTTTGGTGCTGAATTAGGATTCGCATATTTACACGGTTCAGACCAAAATATTAGCTACTATAAAACCAATAAGTCAGATGCTGGTGCTGAATCTATTTCCGAATATACCGACGGAACTGGACATGGTAGAGCCTACGGACTAACAGCCGCATTAATTTATAATTTTAATCAACATGTGTATGGAAAAATTGGTGCTATTACTAAAGTTGGTGGTAAAACCGAAGCAGAATTCAATAGAGAAACTTATACTCCTTTAAGTGCTTATGGAATTGACCCTATTTTATCTGAAGGAAAAGCAGATTATCATGGAAGAATTCCTTTAGGATTTACAGCCACTTTTGGTTATAAATATAGGTTATCAGATAATTTAAACTTATTTGCGGAAGTGGAGTATTTAGGAATTAATGTAACCAGAGACAACTCTGAATATACAGAATTGACTATTACAACTCCTGCAATCCCTGCAGGTGTAGTAGGAGCAACCGCAGTACCTTCAATGGTATGGAATTTAGGTGATGCCCCTTTAGCTCATCCAGTTTTTGGAACTATCGCTGCGCCTAGCGAAATTAGTTATGTAGATTCGCTAGACCCTTTAAATAGTGACCCTTCAAAATCACTATCATCTACTGTTCCTTATTCCTCAATTGGTATTAACATTGGTATTACATATACTTTTGGTAAAAAATAA
- a CDS encoding arsenate reductase family protein, with translation MKKIYYLKTCDTCRRILKEMDTSEYILQEIKTEPITVKQLEELYELTKNYEILFSKRAKKYKQMDLKNQNLSEKDYKQLILDEYTFLKRPVIVDNDKVFVGNTKKLANFIK, from the coding sequence ATGAAAAAAATTTATTACTTAAAAACTTGTGATACCTGTAGAAGAATTTTAAAAGAAATGGACACTTCTGAATACATTTTGCAAGAAATAAAAACCGAACCAATAACTGTTAAACAATTAGAAGAATTATACGAATTAACCAAAAACTATGAAATTTTATTTAGTAAAAGGGCTAAAAAGTATAAACAGATGGATTTAAAAAATCAGAATTTAAGCGAAAAAGACTACAAACAGTTAATTTTAGATGAGTATACATTTTTAAAACGACCAGTAATTGTCGATAATGACAAAGTTTTTGTAGGAAATACTAAAAAATTAGCAAATTTCATTAAATAA